Part of the Amia ocellicauda isolate fAmiCal2 chromosome 18, fAmiCal2.hap1, whole genome shotgun sequence genome, TCAGCCCTGAGAGAGTGAGACGGACTGATGTCTTGAGATGCAAAGCTACTTTTTTCCTTCTGGGGGAGAACTAGGGTTGTGCATGGCCTCTGATCAAGGTGGCCCCAGGCCCTAATTGAATCTACGTTGCTCAGATCCCTATTCTTGAATGGGTTTAGGCATTCAGTCTTCTTGTAGGATGTTTCAGGTCAGCTCCAGACTGACATTATTCGACTTAAACAGAGTCTGCAGGCTTGTGTGCCCCTCCTTTTCTACAAGATTTCAATTTTTAAATTCCACACCGTTTCCCCTATTAACCCACTCAGGAAATAGAATGGGTCCAAAAGCCAGTGGATCATCAGTGGCTGAAGAAGCATGATCCGAATAAATGCCTTTCACTTGGTAGGAGATGTGACATAAATCATGTCTGTTGAAAATGAACCTTTAACAGTTCACGAGATCCACAATAGCAATAGATTAGCCATGAGTCTGACAGTCTACCAGTCTTGGGAGTGGTCTGAGACGGAGGCAATTTCACATTCAAGTCTATAGTTCACTGATTATTTGCATTTTGCGTGATGTCAAGGGCAGCCTTGGGACAcacagtttaatgaaatgacTTATTAATGTCTCTGTCATCCTGACGTAagcatttatacacacatacttCAACAAGTCTTGCCGGTTAATGGGCGAGTGCTGTTTATGAGCCTCAATCTGTACATCGATGGTGGCTCTTTCACTCTCCTTAATTAAATTTATAATAAAATggaagagagggaaaaaagggTGCGTGGTTTTCAACCCTTGCGTACAGGACCTCATTGATAGGCTCCGCATGCAGACAGGACTTGCGTAACATGATGGTGCTCTGAACGCATGTGAATCGCAATGTCGCGCTGCAGgctttattttcacacacacaataatagaTGCTCGCCTTTCAGTCTAATTTAGCTTTAAATTTAAGCATTTATAGGTTCTACAATTGGATCCTTTTTGGGATTGGAAAGGATGTGTAAATAAAAAGGATTGTGTCATGCTTTTATGGGCTTTTTGTTCAAAATACGCAAGCTGCTAAGCTGTAAAGTCTGGCTGAATTAATTTGGATAGCAGCAGGACAAAGCCGGCAATGTGACAGCTATTGTGCTGGTCCAAGGAAACGGGTGGTTATAATGGAAGCGCTAGATTAATTCAGTCAGCAGTCCCATTATGATTTGGCCTGTTTGTGCAGGGCTGATAGAATGAGGGTCTCCTGatgatttttacatttattttctgcaaTTCCACAACAACCATTTCTACTGTGGTCTGAACAATTGAAAATGAGCATCtagttcaaataaataaatcaaaagctaacaaatattacaaatactttTATTTGTCTCATTGCAGCTCATTTTACACTGTCGCCACTGGGGTGGTATTAATTTACAATGCATGAAGTTCAATGTAAAGGCTAATTGCATAACACTTGTTAACTTGTATGCATGTTCAGTTTAGGAATTAAAAGCTAATTGTGCAGTTCCCTTCAGCTCATTAGTGTGGGAACATTTATTTGGATTTAGGTATTTGCCTTGTAATTTTAGTAGGTTTTTTTCCAAAGGTGCAGGTTGACCCcattaattgcatttatttatttccttattaATGCTCTTACTCTCCCTGCATTCTCTGTACACCTCTTTTAAGAAGAAAATGATATCATAATACCCTTTCAGATATTTACAGACCTTAGAATCTACTGCTGCTTTATGATGCTTAGCTGTAGTTTTCTAAGCACTTGTATAGATTTAAGTGTACCTTTGGGTTGTTCCCATCCAACGGCTCCAGGCTGTTTCTACCTTTCACACATTTTATCACTGACTATCTTTTTTCCACAGCTATAGATTTGTTCTTGTGATCCTTGTCATATGGTTTTTAAGTGAGGCTTCTGGTGTTaaaattgttttataaataccTTATTTATTATCAGAACAAATTTAAGATCACGTTCTTGAATAGtgagatttgtttgtttctcttgttCACTGTCTTTTCTGTGTCTTCTCCTCCTATAGGCAGTCGTGGCCTACGAAGATCGACATGCACCAGGACATTGAGGACAGTCTGGCAGCTTCCTCCATCTCCCACGCCGGGGGCCCCCAGTCTCCGGCTCGTAGTGCGGAGAACCTGCTCAATGGGCATCGGAGCAAAGGGCTGCTGGAGCTGGGGCGGCGGGAGGATCTCACGGACTCGTCTCTTCTGTCCCTGGCCCCCCCGAGCTGCTCGTCCCTGCTGCCTCCTTCTCTCACCGCCACCAGCTCCCTGAAACCGGGCGCGGCCGCTGCGGCTGCCAGCAAGAACCGCACGTGTCTGTTCAGGgtggaggaggacgaggaggaggaggaggaagagccgCGGCCGTCACTGCTGCCCACCCAGGTGGTGCTGCGGCGCAAGCCCTCCATCACCAACCGGCTGACATCTCGCAAGAGCGCCCCGGTGCTCAACCAGATCTTCGAGGAGGAGGGCGAGTCGGACGACGACTTCGACATGGATGAGAGCCTGCCGCCCAAGCTGAGCCGGCTGAAGATGAACATCGCCTCGCCGGGCACCGTGCACAAACGCTACCACCGCCGGAAAAGCCAGGGCCGGGGCTCCAGCTGCAGCAGCTCGGAGACCAGCGATGACGACTCGGAGAGCCACCGCCGTCGGTTGGACAAGGAGACGGGGTTCGCCTACTCATGGAACCGCAGGGACAGCAGTGAGGGGCCGCCGGGCAACCCGGGCGGGAACGGAGGCGGGAGTGGAGGAGGTGGGCAGAGCAAGCCTCCGGGAGAGGGCAACCCTGGTCCGGACAGAGGAAGTCCGCCTGGAGGAGGTGGGGGCGGAGGTGGAGGGGGTGGTGgcggaggtgggggtgggggagggggtggaggaAATAAAGGAGAAGGCAGTCCTTCCAGCAGCTCTAACGGCAGCACCAATAACACTTCAGGCTCCACCCGAAGCTGCTCACACTCGTCCCCCTCAGCCAAGACTGCGGGAGAGCTGGTGGAGAGCCTGAAGCTCATGGGCCTCTGCTTGAGCTCCCAGTTCCACCTGGGCGTGGGCGGCGTGGGGAACGGCGGGGGCGTGGGCAAGTACATCATCGACCCCCAGAACAACCTGACCTTCTCCAGCGTCAAAGTCCAGGAGAAGTCCTCGTGGAAGATGTGCATCGGCTCCAACGGCAGCCTGGACAAGGCCCCGCTGCCCCTTAGCACGGCCCTCAGCTCCGGCCTGGGCCTCCCCAAGGCCTTCCCCGACCCGACGGCAGCCACCCTCAACGAGCTGGACTTGGCCAAGGAGAACAACATGAACCTGAAAAACAATGTTCTGCAGCTACCTCTGTGTGAAAAGACCATCTCTGTGAACATCCAGCGCAACGCCAAGGAAGGGCTGCTCTGCACCTCCAGTCAGACCAGCTGCTGTCAAGTCATATGATGGCGGCCGCCCCTCTCTCCTCACACCTGTAGCATATTCTTACTTGACAATACCATTCTTCCAGTAGCTGTGAATAATCTCTGTACACACCCCTCTTCTGCTGTCTTAATATTTTTCAGACACTTTGAGAGTTATTTATTGTGAATTTTAAGTTTCCTTAGTCGGTTGACAATGCATGAAGAAGTGCATGCTGctagcttttttttatttttatttttttagcttatccgtttttttttttttattttttatttttttaagaccttttttgttttgtttttgtttagttttttttttcattttcctccTTCTGCGCAGAACATCGAACAGGATGGGATCTGGGTCTAGAATTCAATTAACCCGAGTTGTAAAACTGAACGAAATccggaagaaaaaaaatgaccaCACTTGAAATGGAAAATCCGAGAGGCAGCTGCAAGCTTCTTGAGGAGCACTTAGGCTTGCGGAGATGCTAATCTAACCGAGGCCTGGAAGGGCAGTCCATTATCGGTGGAATGTATATGGTTGGCAGTGCAGTTTATGATCGAGAACCAAAGCAATAAAAGAGTAACCTTGAAAAAGCTCTGAAAAGGGCACCAGATATTCAAAGACAAACAGATGCACTGAACATCCGGAATCTTAATCTCAATTTGAGCCCCAACACTGTTTAGTCTTAACTTCTCGTTTTCGCACCGATGACCAATATTGAAAACTACACACCTCTAAACTAAAATACAGGTGAGACTTAAGTCTGAAAAGGTGCTGTTACTTGAAATTGCACACAGACaatctttgttttaaatcttgaaATTAAAGTTTGCTTTTTAATGTGAAAATCCCGaataaccccctcccccccatcaAAAAATATTGGATTCAGTGTAAATTCATTCACAGTAGATCACAGTTTATATGAAATTCAGGGCTTACAGTGATAGCTACCTTACAATCCAAGCCttatttacttgtttttatttttccattttacgAAGTAGCATCAATCTCCAATGTCGTGCTAAAGCCAACAGGTAACCAAATAAAAACTCAAATTAACTGGGTCAAATAGTCTGCCTTTATTTCATATAACTAGACAGGGTATCCTCACTGTGGTGGAGAATTCCAGATTTTTTGCAGACGTTGTTTGTGGGAATGCAGAGTTGTATTTTAGTGTGCTTtaggtttgttttatttgatggttttttaaaagaaaatgcattcgTCACGATAGAGAATTGGAAATAACGTCTGTGTCGGCTGTTCGAAATCTTACGGTAATCACAGTCGTAAGGTATCAACATACCTGTTATCAATCCGAACAGATAAGAGCTAAAGGTCCGCGGTGTAGACTACTGTTTTATGAGATGTATGAGATATTACCAATCGTGCAATTCAAATTGAATTTATTCAGTCTTATCGTAAAGAGAGAATCAAGCTGGAAACATTGGAAActcattttaaatttatttttattgtattctgaATTTATATGACTAAAACAAGAAATCCTCCCCCCCACTTTTAAACCATACATCTTTTGAAATCCCTTCCTCTCCTGACACTGCTCTCCTGGTGTGTCGCTGTGGGCTGCGGGTCGCTGCTTTTCTTTGTGTGCTAAAAGCCACCTTCTGCAAAACCACAACAGTAGCAACTACTTTGATGTAGTTCAGCGGGTCTGACGTTTGATCTCACACAGCGGATATTTCTCTGGAAGACAGACTTGGATAATGTAGCAAAAAAGGCCCAGTGAGATTGAATGGTAAACCCATAGACACTCTTGATTGATGTCCATGTGCTTGGATTTTAAGGAGCAATGCTTTGAGAGAAAGAGGTCGAGCAAGGCCAAGGGAGGAAACAAAAGTTCTCTCTAGATATCTGTATCTGCAGGGAGGTAGGGCGTGTGTGTAAGGCCACTAATCCAGAGTTTATTTGGGGAGGGGGTATAGAAGCCACTATGAAAATCATGCATCCTCGGGTGTCTGCTTGGTTTGAACAAAACTGACGTTTTGAGTAGGTTGTACTAATTTATCTCAGGAACACTTTGGCTCTTCTCACAGTGAGATCTTCACACCATTAGGGGGATCGGATGATTGCTTGGTGCCCTTGTTTGGAAAGCCTTGCCTCCGTTTCACTCCGTTCATCGTAGCTCTGTTCACTCTCATTGTTTGTAGAAGGACACTTATCAACCCAAACCTTTTTTAATattggggaaagaaaaaactgaCACCGGATTGTCTTTCCTGTCTGGAAGCCACTAGGGGTTTCCAGATCAATCCATTTTAAGCGAACCAAGTAAAATGGGAACATATAGACACACTGCTTGCTTTCTCAGTGTTGATGTACTGGTAAGGCACAGTCTTATGTAGGGATCTATAGCCTCTTTAGCCCTGCTCCTGTCAACTAGGACCAATCTGGATATATAGAGAAATAATACACTGTGTGTTCTTTCAACTTCCCCCATTTGATTTCTTTTAGTCTTTTTATTCCAGTCATTTgcaccatttttatttgttgatgttgttctttgtttttataatacagtatttctCAATACTTTTATGGTGTGATGCTGTGTAAGTAACTTAAAATCCATTCTTTGTTTGGTGACG contains:
- the snrka gene encoding SNF-related serine/threonine-protein kinase, whose amino-acid sequence is MAGFKRGYDGKIAGLYDLDKTLGRGHFAVVKLARHVFTGEKVAVKVIDKTKLDSVATGHLFQEVRCMKLVQHPNIVRLYEVIDTQTKLYLILELGDGGDMFDYIMKHEEGLSEELAKKYFAQIVHAISYCHRLHVVHRDLKPENVVFFEKQGLVKLTDFGFSNKFQPGKKLTTSCGSLAYSAPEILLGDEYDAPAVDIWSLGVILFMLVCGQPPFQEANDSETLTMIMDCKYTVPSHVSNDCKDLINRMLQRDPKRRASLDEIENHAWLQGVDPSPATKYNIPLVSHKNLSEEEHNSIIQRMVLGDIADRETIIEALETNKYNHITATYFLLAERILREKQEKEIQNRSSSPSNIKAQFRQSWPTKIDMHQDIEDSLAASSISHAGGPQSPARSAENLLNGHRSKGLLELGRREDLTDSSLLSLAPPSCSSLLPPSLTATSSLKPGAAAAAASKNRTCLFRVEEDEEEEEEEPRPSLLPTQVVLRRKPSITNRLTSRKSAPVLNQIFEEEGESDDDFDMDESLPPKLSRLKMNIASPGTVHKRYHRRKSQGRGSSCSSSETSDDDSESHRRRLDKETGFAYSWNRRDSSEGPPGNPGGNGGGSGGGGQSKPPGEGNPGPDRGSPPGGGGGGGGGGGGGGGGGGGGGGNKGEGSPSSSSNGSTNNTSGSTRSCSHSSPSAKTAGELVESLKLMGLCLSSQFHLGVGGVGNGGGVGKYIIDPQNNLTFSSVKVQEKSSWKMCIGSNGSLDKAPLPLSTALSSGLGLPKAFPDPTAATLNELDLAKENNMNLKNNVLQLPLCEKTISVNIQRNAKEGLLCTSSQTSCCQVI